A region from the Lolium perenne isolate Kyuss_39 chromosome 4, Kyuss_2.0, whole genome shotgun sequence genome encodes:
- the LOC127297030 gene encoding E3 ubiquitin-protein ligase Os03g0188200 has product MDRGQIALLLLPLLLLSAAQPSLAQQSNNGTSSHRSRTAGGFTPTTAIILVVLIAALCLLTVFSLYINRCARAHPLPRRPSRRAAPDQSVGDIAAAAGVRADQCRPNGLDREVVEAFPTAVYGDVKARMATTKSGPLECAVCLAEFADADELRVLPACCHVFHPDCIDPWLAGAVTCPLCRADLTEPAAAGSADLTLTGRQEMAVQEEEPQEADEESSVVSFTAESLSSFSTVWRHEFTGAEYNHYRRTQSAMDAPDRHTLRLPEHVMKELAAVRRHRRAASLAAEYPDTVDQRTPGWLTSFLRSMSWQRQRRADSDAGEEQSGGGGNKRIYPVTGAPSGSGSGGDEKKDSSDVDALNRV; this is encoded by the coding sequence ATGGATCGCGGCCAGATCGCGCTGCTCCTCCTTCCGCTTCTGCTCTTATCGGCCGCGCAGCCATCTCTGGCTCAACAGAGCAACAACGGCACGAGCAGCCACCGCTCCAGAACCGCCGGCGGGTTCACGCCGACCACCGCCATCAtactcgtcgtcctcatcgccgcGCTGTGCCTCCTCACCGTCTTCTCCCTCTACATCAACCGCTGCGCCCGCGCACACCCTCTCCCGCGCCGACCGTCCCGCCGCGCCGCACCTGACCAGTCCGTCGGtgacatcgccgccgccgccggcgtccgCGCCGACCAGTGCCGCCCGAACGGCCTCGACCGGGAGGTCGTGGAGGCCTTCCCCACGGCCGTCTACGGCGACGTGAAGGCCCGCATGGCGACGACCAAGTCGGGCCCGCTGGAGTGCGCCGTCTGCCTCGCCGAGTTCGCGGACGCCGACGAGCTCCGCGTCCTCCCGGCGTGCTGCCACGTCTTCCACCCGGACTGCATCGACCCGTGGCTCGCCGGCGCCGTCACCTGCCCGCTATGCCGCGCCGATCTCAccgagcccgccgccgccgggagcGCCGACCTGACGCTGACGGGGCGGCAGGAGATGGCCGTGCAGGAGGAGGAGCCACAGGAGGCCGACGAGGAGTCCTCGGTGGTTTCTTTCACCGCTGAATCTCTCAGCAGCTTCAGCACGGTATGGAGGCACGAGTTCACGGGCGCCGAGTACAACCACTACCGGAGGACGCAGTCGGCCATGGACGCGCCCGACCGGCACACTCTCAGGCTGCCGGAGCACGTCATGAAGGAGCTCGCCGCCGTCCGGAGGCACAGGCGGGCAGCCAGCCTCGCCGCGGAGTACCCGGACACCGTGGATCAGAGGACGCCGGGGTGGCTGACGTCCTTCTTGCGGTCCATGTCATGGCAGCGACAGCGTCGGGCGGACTCCGATGCCGGGGAGGAacaaagcggcggcggcggcaacaaACGGATTTATCCGGTGACCGGAGCGCCGAGCGGATCGGGATCCGGTGGGGACGAGAAGAAAGACAGCTCCGACGTTGACGCGTTAAACCGGGTTTGA